In Streptomyces seoulensis, the following are encoded in one genomic region:
- a CDS encoding NPP1 family protein → MGSSTSRRRRGRWLATLTGAATLVIAFPAAAFAAPPLALPVNATAEELKYQPAFDYDTDGCYSTPAIGPDGTVNPGLKPTGALNGNCRDASDLDNTNGYSRAKCNNGWCGYLYGLYFEKDQALPGSSIGGHRNDWEHVVVWVQDGQTRYVSTSNHGSFTVHPASEVRFEGTHAKVVYHKDGIGTHCFRLANTNDEPPENHKHTWQYPALVGWDGYPPGLRDKLSTYDFGSANFGLKDASFASHLASAKPSGIPFDPNA, encoded by the coding sequence GTGGGTTCGTCCACGTCCCGCCGACGGCGCGGCAGATGGCTCGCCACGCTCACCGGCGCCGCCACCCTCGTGATCGCCTTCCCGGCCGCGGCCTTCGCCGCTCCCCCGCTCGCCCTCCCGGTCAACGCCACGGCCGAGGAGCTGAAGTACCAGCCCGCGTTCGACTACGACACCGACGGCTGCTACTCGACGCCCGCGATCGGCCCCGACGGCACGGTCAACCCGGGCCTGAAGCCGACCGGCGCGCTCAACGGCAACTGCCGTGACGCCTCGGACCTGGACAACACCAACGGCTACTCGCGGGCCAAGTGCAACAACGGCTGGTGCGGCTATCTCTACGGCCTGTACTTCGAGAAGGACCAGGCACTGCCCGGCAGCAGCATCGGCGGCCACCGCAACGACTGGGAGCACGTGGTGGTGTGGGTCCAGGACGGGCAGACGCGGTACGTGTCGACGTCCAACCACGGCTCCTTCACCGTGCACCCTGCCTCCGAGGTCCGCTTCGAGGGCACGCACGCGAAGGTCGTCTATCACAAGGACGGCATCGGCACGCACTGCTTCCGGCTGGCGAACACCAACGACGAGCCGCCGGAGAACCACAAGCACACCTGGCAGTACCCGGCGCTGGTCGGCTGGGACGGATACCCGCCCGGTCTGCGCGACAAGCTGAGCACCTATGACTTCGGCAGCGCCAACTTCGGCCTGAAGGACGCGAGTTTCGCCTCGCACCTGGCGTCGGCGAAGCCGTCCGGCATCCCCTTCGACCCGAACGCCTGA
- a CDS encoding alpha-1,4-glucan--maltose-1-phosphate maltosyltransferase, with translation MRRTPAIGRVPVRDVRPAVECGRRPAKAVAGETFQVTATVFREGHDAVGANVVLRGPKGRRGPWTPMRELSPGSDVWGADITPDATGRWTYRVEAWSDPVATWRHAAGIKIPAGIDTGLVLEEGAELYERAAAAAPRGPERDLVLAAAHALGDDTLSVNHRLKDALGPEVAAVLARYPLRDLVTASDPMPLLVERERALYGSWYEFFPRSEGTVDQPHGTFRTAEKRLEAIAEMGFDVVYLPPIHPIGTTHRKGRNNTLTATPDDVGVPWAIGSPEGGHDAIHPDLGTLDDFDHFVGRAGELGLEIALDFALQCSPDHPWVEKYPEWFHHRTDGTIAYAENPPKKYQDIYPIAFDADMDGLVTETVRVLRHWMEHGVRIFRVDNPHTKPVVFWERVIGEINRADPDVIFLAEAFTRPAMMHTLAQVGFQQSYTYFTWRNSKQELTEYLTELCGESAAYMRPNFFANTPDILPGYLQHGGRPAFEIRAVLAATLSPAWGIYSGYELCENQVLQPGGEEYLNSEKYQLERRDWEAAAREGRTIAPLITRLNEIRRAHPALRQLRNLSFHRTDNDAVLAYSKRTGDDTVLVVVSLDPHHTQEATVSLDLPRLGLDWNDALSVHDELTGETYHWGRDNYVRLSPGRAPAHVLRAEPATSQIGGPSAS, from the coding sequence ATGCGCAGGACCCCGGCCATCGGCCGCGTACCGGTACGTGATGTCCGGCCGGCCGTGGAGTGCGGCAGGCGCCCGGCGAAGGCGGTGGCCGGGGAGACGTTCCAGGTGACCGCGACCGTGTTCCGCGAGGGACATGACGCGGTGGGCGCCAATGTGGTCCTGCGTGGCCCCAAGGGCCGGCGCGGCCCGTGGACCCCGATGCGCGAGCTGTCCCCCGGCAGCGACGTGTGGGGCGCGGACATCACCCCGGACGCCACCGGCCGCTGGACCTACCGCGTGGAGGCGTGGTCCGATCCGGTCGCCACCTGGCGGCACGCGGCCGGCATCAAGATCCCGGCCGGGATCGACACCGGCCTGGTGCTGGAGGAGGGCGCGGAGCTGTACGAGCGCGCGGCCGCCGCAGCGCCCCGGGGTCCGGAGCGCGACCTCGTCCTGGCCGCCGCCCACGCCCTCGGCGACGACACCCTCTCGGTGAACCACCGGCTGAAGGACGCCCTGGGCCCGGAGGTGGCGGCGGTCCTCGCCCGGTATCCCCTGCGCGATCTGGTGACCGCCTCGGACCCGATGCCGCTGCTGGTGGAGCGCGAGCGCGCCCTCTACGGCTCCTGGTACGAGTTCTTCCCCCGCTCGGAGGGCACCGTCGACCAGCCGCACGGCACCTTCCGGACGGCGGAGAAGCGTCTGGAGGCCATCGCGGAGATGGGCTTCGACGTGGTGTACCTCCCGCCGATCCACCCGATCGGGACCACGCACCGCAAGGGCCGCAACAACACCCTGACCGCGACCCCGGACGACGTCGGCGTGCCGTGGGCGATCGGCTCCCCCGAGGGGGGCCACGACGCCATTCACCCGGATCTCGGCACCCTGGACGACTTCGACCACTTCGTGGGCCGGGCAGGCGAGTTGGGCCTCGAGATCGCCCTGGACTTCGCCCTCCAGTGCTCCCCGGACCACCCCTGGGTGGAGAAGTACCCCGAGTGGTTCCACCACCGCACGGACGGCACCATCGCGTACGCGGAGAACCCGCCGAAGAAGTACCAGGACATCTATCCGATCGCCTTCGACGCGGACATGGACGGCCTGGTCACCGAGACCGTGCGGGTGCTCCGGCACTGGATGGAGCACGGTGTCCGCATCTTCCGCGTCGACAACCCGCACACCAAGCCCGTGGTGTTCTGGGAGCGCGTGATCGGCGAGATCAACCGCGCCGACCCCGATGTCATCTTCCTGGCGGAAGCCTTCACCCGTCCCGCGATGATGCACACCCTCGCCCAGGTCGGCTTCCAGCAGTCGTACACCTACTTCACCTGGCGCAACAGCAAGCAGGAGCTCACCGAGTACCTGACCGAGCTGTGCGGCGAATCGGCCGCCTACATGCGGCCCAACTTCTTCGCCAACACCCCCGACATCCTGCCCGGCTACCTCCAGCACGGCGGCCGGCCCGCCTTCGAGATCCGGGCCGTGCTCGCGGCGACGCTCTCTCCCGCCTGGGGCATCTACAGCGGCTACGAGCTGTGCGAGAACCAGGTGCTCCAGCCGGGCGGCGAGGAGTACCTCAACTCCGAGAAGTACCAGCTGGAGCGCCGGGACTGGGAGGCGGCCGCCCGCGAGGGCCGGACCATCGCGCCTCTCATCACCCGCCTCAACGAGATCCGCCGCGCCCACCCCGCGCTGCGTCAGCTGCGCAACCTCAGCTTCCACCGGACCGACAACGACGCGGTGCTCGCCTACAGCAAGCGCACCGGTGACGACACGGTCCTGGTGGTCGTCAGTCTCGACCCGCACCACACCCAGGAGGCCACGGTCTCGTTGGACCTGCCGCGACTCGGCCTGGACTGGAACGACGCCCTGTCCGTGCACGACGAACTGACGGGCGAGACCTACCACTGGGGCCGCGACAACTACGTGCGCCTCAGCCCCGGCCGCGCCCCCGCGCACGTCCTGCGTGCCGAGCCGGCGACGTCCCAGATCGGAGGGCCTTCAGCGTCATGA
- the treS gene encoding maltose alpha-D-glucosyltransferase: MTVNEPVPDTFEDTPAKDRDPEWFKRAVFYEVLVRSFHDSDGDGVGDLKGLTAKLDYLQWLGVDCLWLPPFFKSPLRDGGYDVADYTSVLPEFGDLADFVEFVDAAHQRGMRVIIDFVMNHTSDQHPWFQESRANPEGPYGDYYMWADDDKQYQDARIIFVDTEVSNWTFDPVRGQYFFHRFFSHQPDLNYENPAVQEEILAALRFWLDLGIDGFRLDAVPYLYAAEGTNCENLPASHAFLKRVRSEIDAQYPDTVLLAEANQWPEDVVDYFGDYSTGGDECHMAFHFPVMPRIFMAVRRESRYPVSEILAKTPAIPTNCQWGIFLRNHDELTLEMVTDEERDYMWAEYAKDPRMRANIGIRRRLAPLLDNDRNQIELFTALLLSLPGSPILYYGDEIGMGDNIWLGDRDAVRTPMQWTPDRNAGFSSCDPGRLFLPTIMDPVHGFQVTNVEASMSSPSSLLHWTRRMIEIRKQNPAFGLGSYTELVSSNPAVLAFLREYGDDLVLCVHNFSRFAQPTELDLRTFDGRHPVELIGGVTFPAIGELPYLLTLAGHGFYWFRLTRPASRIGRRR; this comes from the coding sequence ATGACCGTGAACGAACCCGTGCCGGACACTTTCGAGGACACTCCGGCCAAGGACCGGGACCCCGAGTGGTTCAAGCGCGCCGTCTTCTATGAAGTGCTGGTCCGCTCCTTCCACGACAGCGACGGCGACGGTGTCGGCGACCTGAAGGGTCTGACGGCCAAGCTCGACTATCTCCAGTGGCTCGGCGTGGACTGCCTCTGGCTCCCGCCGTTCTTCAAGTCCCCCTTGCGGGACGGTGGTTACGACGTCGCGGACTACACCTCCGTCCTCCCGGAGTTCGGCGACCTGGCCGACTTCGTGGAGTTCGTGGACGCGGCCCACCAGCGGGGCATGCGGGTCATCATCGACTTCGTCATGAACCACACCAGTGATCAGCACCCGTGGTTCCAGGAGTCCCGCGCCAACCCCGAGGGCCCCTACGGCGACTACTACATGTGGGCCGACGACGACAAGCAGTACCAGGACGCCCGGATCATCTTCGTCGACACCGAGGTCTCCAACTGGACCTTCGACCCGGTGCGCGGACAGTACTTCTTCCACCGCTTCTTCTCGCACCAGCCGGACCTCAACTACGAGAACCCGGCGGTGCAGGAGGAGATCCTGGCCGCCCTGCGGTTCTGGCTGGACCTCGGCATCGACGGCTTCCGGCTCGACGCGGTGCCGTACCTGTACGCGGCCGAGGGCACCAACTGCGAGAACCTGCCCGCCTCGCACGCCTTCCTGAAGCGCGTCCGGAGCGAGATCGACGCCCAGTACCCGGACACCGTGCTGCTGGCGGAGGCCAACCAGTGGCCCGAGGACGTGGTCGACTACTTCGGCGACTACTCCACCGGCGGCGACGAATGCCACATGGCCTTCCACTTCCCGGTCATGCCCCGCATCTTCATGGCCGTCCGCCGCGAGTCCCGCTACCCGGTCTCGGAGATCCTCGCCAAGACCCCCGCCATCCCCACCAACTGCCAGTGGGGCATCTTCCTGCGCAACCACGACGAGCTGACCCTCGAAATGGTCACCGACGAGGAACGCGACTACATGTGGGCCGAATACGCGAAAGACCCGCGTATGCGCGCCAACATCGGCATCCGCCGCCGCCTCGCCCCCCTCCTCGACAACGACCGCAACCAGATCGAGCTCTTCACCGCCCTGCTGCTCTCCCTGCCCGGCTCGCCGATCCTCTACTACGGCGACGAGATCGGCATGGGCGACAACATCTGGCTCGGCGACCGCGACGCCGTCCGCACCCCCATGCAGTGGACCCCCGACCGCAACGCCGGCTTCTCCTCCTGCGACCCCGGCCGACTGTTCCTGCCGACCATCATGGACCCCGTCCACGGCTTCCAGGTCACCAACGTCGAAGCCTCCATGTCCTCCCCGTCCAGCCTCCTGCACTGGACCCGCCGCATGATCGAGATCCGCAAGCAGAACCCCGCCTTCGGACTCGGCTCGTACACCGAGCTGGTCTCGTCCAACCCGGCGGTGCTGGCCTTCCTCCGCGAGTACGGCGACGATCTGGTGCTGTGCGTGCACAATTTCTCCCGGTTCGCGCAGCCCACCGAACTCGACCTGCGGACCTTCGACGGGCGGCACCCGGTGGAGCTGATCGGTGGGGTGACGTTCCCGGCGATCGGTGAGCTGCCGTATCTGCTGACCCTCGCGGGCCACGGTTTCTACTGGTTCCGGCTCACCCGACCCGCATCCCGCATCGGCCGCCGCCGCTGA
- a CDS encoding pep a2 — protein sequence METGVPRYYHLDVEVSPERVGQVSRILAAHLSHWDLDNLVDPVRRGTEILLRAIDQHAPATTTSIEMWWNGQHLITAIGGGDRDLAPDEGLRACLADIAAMSDGWGCCATETGARIIWFSQRARAGQRVPLVPTAPSPHIRRMLRVPRAVPVPERAAEVPRTPVGAR from the coding sequence ATGGAGACCGGAGTGCCTCGCTACTACCACCTCGATGTGGAAGTCAGCCCGGAACGGGTGGGACAGGTCAGCCGCATCCTGGCCGCCCACCTCAGCCACTGGGACCTCGACAATCTCGTGGACCCCGTCCGTCGCGGCACCGAGATTCTGCTGCGCGCCATCGACCAGCACGCCCCGGCCACCACCACCTCCATCGAGATGTGGTGGAACGGCCAGCACCTCATCACCGCCATCGGCGGCGGCGACCGCGACCTCGCCCCGGACGAGGGTCTGCGCGCCTGCCTCGCGGACATCGCCGCCATGAGCGACGGGTGGGGCTGCTGCGCCACCGAGACCGGGGCCAGGATCATCTGGTTCTCGCAGCGTGCCCGCGCCGGCCAGCGGGTTCCGCTGGTCCCGACCGCTCCCTCGCCGCACATCCGCCGGATGCTGCGCGTACCCCGCGCGGTCCCGGTGCCCGAACGGGCCGCCGAGGTGCCCCGCACTCCGGTGGGCGCCCGGTGA
- the glgX gene encoding glycogen debranching protein GlgX, whose product MTARKSRKGVPVWSGHPCPLGASYDGQGTNFALFSEVAERVELVLVDDTGAETPVPLHEVDGSVWHGYLPEVGPGQRYGYRVHGPWQPSLGHRCNPAKLLLDPYARAVDGQMDNDASLYERDPHGPAPADSAGHSMLGVVTDPYFDWGDDRPPGRPYSESVIYETHVRGLTATHPDVPERLRGTYAGLAHPAVTGHLTSLGVTAVELMPVHQFAQDGVLRDRGLSNYWGYNTIGFFAPHNAYAALGSRGQQVNEFKAMVKAMHAAGLEVILDVVYNHTAEGNEMGPTLSFRGIDNASYYRLVDGDWAHYYDTTGTGNSLLMRHPYVLQLIMDSLRYWVTEMHVDGFRFDLAATLARQFHEVDRLSAFFDLIQQDPVISRVKLIAEPWDLGEGGYQVGNFPQLWSEWNGKYRDAVRDFWRAEPGSLGEFASRLTGSSDLYQASRRRPRASVNFVTAHDGFTLRDLVSYNDKHNEANGEGNRDGESDNRSWNCGAEGDTDLPAVLELRARQQRNLLATLLLSQGIPMLGHGDELGRTQRGNNNAYCQDNEISWIDWDLTDEQRALADFTRRLIGLRAEHPVLRRRRFFRGETETRRKQPLPDLIWLRPDAREMNDQDWRRGDAHSVGVFLNGDAIAERDAYGGRVVDDSFLLLLNGFWEPVDFRLPAASYGERWTTLIDTADPEGVPDERERKAGTRLRVESRSLILLSRPSRDG is encoded by the coding sequence GTGACGGCCAGGAAGTCCCGGAAGGGGGTGCCCGTGTGGAGCGGGCACCCCTGTCCGTTGGGCGCCTCCTACGACGGCCAGGGCACCAACTTCGCGCTGTTCAGCGAGGTAGCCGAACGCGTGGAGCTGGTCCTCGTCGACGACACGGGCGCGGAGACGCCCGTACCCCTCCACGAGGTCGACGGCTCCGTCTGGCACGGGTACCTGCCGGAGGTGGGGCCCGGCCAGCGCTACGGGTACCGGGTGCACGGACCCTGGCAGCCCTCCCTCGGCCACCGCTGCAACCCGGCCAAGCTGCTGCTCGACCCCTACGCCCGCGCCGTCGACGGCCAGATGGACAACGACGCCTCGCTGTACGAGCGCGACCCGCACGGCCCGGCCCCCGCCGACAGCGCCGGGCACTCGATGCTGGGCGTCGTCACCGACCCCTACTTCGACTGGGGCGACGACCGCCCGCCGGGTCGCCCGTACTCCGAGTCCGTCATCTACGAGACCCATGTGCGCGGCCTGACCGCGACCCACCCGGACGTGCCGGAACGGCTGCGCGGCACCTACGCCGGGCTGGCGCACCCCGCGGTCACCGGGCACCTGACCTCGCTCGGCGTCACCGCGGTCGAGCTGATGCCGGTCCACCAGTTCGCGCAGGACGGTGTGCTGCGCGACCGGGGCCTGTCCAACTACTGGGGCTACAACACCATCGGCTTCTTCGCCCCGCACAACGCCTACGCCGCCCTCGGCTCGCGCGGCCAGCAGGTCAACGAGTTCAAGGCCATGGTCAAGGCGATGCACGCGGCGGGCCTGGAGGTCATCCTCGACGTGGTCTACAACCACACCGCCGAGGGCAACGAGATGGGCCCCACCCTCTCCTTCCGGGGCATCGACAACGCCTCGTACTACCGCCTGGTCGACGGCGACTGGGCGCACTACTACGACACCACGGGCACCGGCAACAGCCTGCTGATGCGGCACCCCTACGTGCTCCAGCTCATCATGGACTCGCTGCGGTACTGGGTCACCGAGATGCATGTCGACGGCTTCCGCTTCGACCTCGCGGCGACCCTGGCCCGGCAGTTCCACGAGGTGGACCGGCTGTCGGCGTTCTTCGACCTCATCCAGCAGGACCCGGTGATCAGCCGGGTCAAGCTGATCGCGGAGCCCTGGGACCTGGGGGAGGGCGGCTACCAGGTCGGCAACTTCCCCCAGCTCTGGTCGGAGTGGAACGGCAAGTACCGGGACGCCGTACGGGACTTCTGGCGGGCCGAGCCCGGTTCGCTGGGCGAGTTCGCGTCCCGGCTCACCGGCTCCTCCGACCTCTACCAGGCCAGCAGGCGCAGGCCCCGGGCCAGCGTCAACTTCGTCACCGCGCACGACGGCTTCACCCTGCGCGACCTCGTGTCGTACAACGACAAGCACAACGAGGCCAACGGCGAGGGCAACCGGGACGGGGAGAGCGACAACCGGTCCTGGAACTGCGGCGCCGAGGGCGACACCGACCTCCCGGCCGTGCTCGAACTGCGGGCCCGCCAGCAGCGCAACCTGCTGGCCACCCTGCTGCTCAGCCAGGGCATCCCGATGCTCGGCCACGGCGACGAACTCGGCCGGACCCAGCGCGGCAACAACAACGCCTACTGCCAGGACAACGAGATCTCCTGGATCGACTGGGACCTCACCGACGAGCAGCGCGCCCTCGCCGACTTCACCCGGCGCCTGATCGGCCTGCGCGCCGAGCACCCCGTGCTGCGCCGGCGCCGCTTCTTCCGGGGCGAGACCGAGACCCGGCGCAAGCAGCCGCTGCCCGACCTGATCTGGCTGCGGCCCGACGCCCGCGAGATGAACGACCAGGACTGGCGGCGCGGCGACGCGCACTCGGTGGGCGTCTTCCTCAACGGCGACGCCATCGCCGAGCGGGACGCCTACGGCGGCCGGGTCGTCGACGACTCCTTCCTGCTGCTCCTGAACGGCTTCTGGGAGCCGGTCGACTTCCGGCTGCCCGCCGCGTCCTACGGCGAGCGCTGGACGACCCTGATCGACACCGCCGACCCCGAGGGCGTGCCCGACGAGCGGGAGCGCAAGGCGGGCACCCGGCTGCGGGTCGAGTCGCGGAGCCTGATCCTGCTGTCCCGGCCGTCCCGCGACGGCTGA
- a CDS encoding ATP-dependent DNA ligase, translating into MLATPGTLPQPAQDARWAYETKQDGQRVMAYLPGDGTLLLRARSGDDITAAYPELGPLADALGDTPAILDGEVLALDAEGRADFQALQNRMGLAHTPALAAHRAARTPVHLVLFDVPYLAGAQVATPYARRRELLTGLGLDGPRWSVPGAVVGHGAEALRMTREHGLEGVVCKRLDSVYEPGVRSRNWIKIRNTRSADVIVGGWLPGKGRLSGLPGAVLVGQRAGGRLVYAGRVGTGWSEGERTELAALLAASASERCPFDPVPRIPGARWVLPRLVGEVGFSTRTRAGLLRQPSWLRLRPDLTPEDSAADQPEGADLPEEP; encoded by the coding sequence ATGCTCGCCACCCCCGGCACCCTGCCGCAGCCCGCCCAGGACGCGCGCTGGGCGTACGAGACCAAGCAGGACGGGCAGCGGGTGATGGCCTACCTGCCCGGCGACGGGACCCTGCTGCTGCGCGCCCGCTCCGGGGACGACATCACCGCCGCCTATCCCGAACTCGGGCCGCTGGCGGACGCCTTGGGGGACACTCCCGCGATCCTGGACGGCGAGGTGCTGGCGCTGGACGCGGAGGGCCGGGCCGACTTCCAGGCGTTGCAGAACCGGATGGGCCTCGCGCACACCCCGGCCCTGGCGGCACACCGGGCGGCGCGGACACCGGTCCACCTGGTGCTGTTCGACGTGCCGTACCTCGCCGGCGCCCAGGTGGCGACCCCGTACGCGCGGCGCCGCGAACTGCTCACGGGGCTCGGCTTGGACGGTCCGCGCTGGTCGGTGCCGGGGGCGGTGGTGGGGCACGGCGCCGAGGCGCTGCGGATGACGCGGGAGCACGGCCTGGAGGGGGTGGTGTGCAAGCGGCTGGACTCGGTGTACGAGCCGGGCGTCCGCTCCCGGAACTGGATCAAGATCCGGAACACCCGGAGCGCGGACGTGATCGTCGGCGGCTGGCTGCCCGGCAAGGGGCGCCTGTCCGGGCTGCCGGGCGCGGTGCTGGTCGGTCAGCGCGCCGGAGGGCGGCTGGTGTACGCGGGCCGGGTGGGCACCGGGTGGAGCGAGGGTGAGCGCACCGAGCTGGCCGCGCTGCTGGCGGCCTCGGCGAGCGAGCGGTGCCCCTTCGATCCCGTGCCCCGGATTCCGGGGGCGCGCTGGGTGCTGCCCCGGCTGGTCGGCGAGGTCGGCTTCAGCACCCGGACGCGGGCTGGGCTGCTGCGCCAGCCGAGCTGGCTGCGTCTGCGCCCGGACCTGACCCCCGAGGACTCGGCGGCGGACCAACCCGAGGGGGCGGACCTTCCCGAGGAGCCGTGA
- a CDS encoding DUF5133 domain-containing protein, whose amino-acid sequence MLLPAKAEVARQLRRYRAWERVMLASPHDRTVRSTFEDSGYTLCVLMGKRCAREAADAAERYLRSTPPGRLSEQDGRPQPGRTARRAQSPERRSTAPSP is encoded by the coding sequence ATGCTGCTACCCGCCAAGGCCGAAGTGGCCCGGCAGTTGCGGCGTTACCGGGCGTGGGAGCGCGTGATGCTCGCCTCGCCCCACGACCGCACGGTCCGGAGCACCTTCGAGGACTCGGGCTACACGTTGTGCGTTTTGATGGGAAAACGCTGCGCCAGGGAGGCGGCGGACGCCGCGGAGCGTTATCTGCGCTCCACCCCGCCCGGCCGGCTGAGCGAGCAGGACGGGCGGCCGCAGCCCGGACGGACGGCGCGACGCGCGCAGTCACCGGAGCGGCGATCCACGGCGCCAAGCCCCTGA
- a CDS encoding VOC family protein, with protein sequence MNHHTSVSGGLRKKKDAVSTHSVFGAPCWVSLTSRDLDATEEFYSAVLGWRWRDARLGDHFRIALADGVPIAGIAAVAGMWQTAVAWTPYFAVPDADVAVARVRERGGTAAVGPLSFPPGRGALLADRDGATFGIWQGELFSDWESWRRTAPAFIRLHTRNAFDSAIFYGEVLDWATGKPGCCEVEYEGGEVVLRSQGTVVARIDSGAVEAAPDPSVRPHWQVHFSVDDVARCARSAEKHGGSVLSESELEAVLRDQDGAQFTVTARDPR encoded by the coding sequence ATGAATCACCACACATCCGTCAGCGGTGGCTTGAGGAAGAAGAAGGACGCCGTCTCGACGCACTCCGTCTTCGGCGCCCCCTGCTGGGTGAGCCTGACCAGCCGCGACCTCGACGCCACCGAGGAGTTCTACAGCGCCGTGCTCGGCTGGCGCTGGCGCGACGCCCGCCTCGGCGACCACTTCCGGATCGCGCTGGCGGACGGCGTGCCGATCGCCGGGATCGCCGCGGTCGCCGGGATGTGGCAGACGGCGGTGGCCTGGACCCCGTACTTCGCCGTCCCCGACGCCGACGTGGCGGTGGCCCGGGTGCGGGAGCGGGGCGGCACGGCGGCCGTGGGCCCGCTGTCCTTCCCGCCCGGCCGGGGCGCGCTGCTCGCGGACCGGGACGGGGCGACCTTCGGCATCTGGCAGGGCGAGCTGTTCTCCGACTGGGAGTCCTGGCGCCGCACCGCCCCCGCCTTCATCCGCCTGCACACCCGCAACGCCTTCGACTCGGCGATCTTCTACGGCGAGGTGCTGGACTGGGCCACCGGGAAGCCGGGCTGCTGCGAGGTCGAGTACGAGGGCGGCGAGGTGGTGCTGCGCAGCCAGGGCACGGTGGTGGCGCGGATCGACTCCGGCGCGGTGGAGGCGGCCCCGGACCCCTCGGTGCGGCCGCACTGGCAGGTCCACTTCTCGGTGGACGACGTGGCGCGCTGCGCCCGCAGCGCCGAGAAGCACGGCGGCAGCGTGCTGAGCGAGAGCGAGCTGGAGGCGGTCCTGCGGGACCAGGACGGCGCCCAGTTCACCGTGACCGCGCGCGACCCGCGCTGA
- a CDS encoding RNA polymerase sigma factor SigF, producing the protein MSVTGSTKTHPHDDAPDTAHAFERLSGLPEGPERAALRDELVRLWLPMAERIAVRFRGRGESLEDLYQVAALGLVKAVDHYDPERGRAFEAYAVPTITGEIKRHFRDHMWTLHVPRRVQDLRNRVRSAGKELAQTIPGRPPTVAELAAHTRLSEDEVRTGMEALECFSALSLDADVAGTDGYALGDSLGEPDPGFDLVVDRAAVKPCLAALPERERTILYLRFFGGMTQSGIAEQLGISQMHVSRLLSGCFDRLREELLTESG; encoded by the coding sequence ATGTCTGTAACTGGCAGCACGAAAACCCACCCGCACGACGACGCCCCCGACACCGCCCACGCCTTCGAGCGCCTTTCCGGACTGCCCGAGGGCCCCGAGCGCGCGGCGCTCCGGGACGAGCTGGTGCGGCTGTGGCTGCCCATGGCCGAGCGGATCGCCGTCCGCTTCCGCGGCCGCGGCGAGTCCCTGGAGGATCTCTACCAGGTGGCCGCCCTGGGCCTGGTCAAGGCGGTGGACCATTACGACCCCGAGCGCGGCCGGGCCTTCGAGGCGTACGCCGTGCCGACGATCACCGGCGAGATCAAGCGTCACTTCCGGGACCACATGTGGACCCTGCACGTGCCGCGCCGGGTGCAGGACCTGCGCAACCGGGTCCGCAGCGCCGGCAAGGAACTCGCGCAGACCATCCCCGGCCGGCCGCCCACCGTGGCGGAGCTGGCGGCGCACACCCGGCTCAGCGAGGACGAGGTGCGTACCGGCATGGAGGCGCTGGAGTGCTTCTCCGCGCTGTCCCTGGACGCCGACGTGGCCGGCACGGACGGATACGCGCTCGGCGACTCGCTGGGCGAGCCCGACCCCGGCTTCGACCTCGTGGTGGACCGGGCGGCCGTCAAGCCCTGCCTCGCGGCACTGCCCGAGCGCGAGCGCACCATCCTCTACCTGCGCTTCTTCGGCGGTATGACACAGAGCGGGATCGCGGAGCAGCTCGGCATATCGCAGATGCACGTCTCCCGGCTGCTGAGCGGCTGCTTCGACCGGCTGCGCGAGGAGCTGCTCACCGAGTCCGGCTGA